A stretch of bacterium DNA encodes these proteins:
- a CDS encoding ATP-binding cassette domain-containing protein, with protein sequence MTEAVSLRSVTVGYREHVALRDVSLDIGRGDFCGIIGPNGAGKTTLLTVINGLARIHSGSVSILGELATRANFGRLRRRIGYVAQQERVDPRAPISCLDAVLVGRCGRAGLLHRLTPADRERALAMMELTRTAHLAERPVGRVSGGEARKISLARALVQEPELLLLDEPTSNLDPRAVSEFGELVVDAFQRFHLTVVMVTHQLDHLPPVANRIVMVKNGRVTCSGGRAALDDKLLIAELFADAA encoded by the coding sequence GTGACTGAGGCGGTTTCGCTCCGCTCGGTCACGGTCGGCTATCGCGAGCACGTCGCTCTGCGTGACGTTTCGCTCGACATCGGGCGCGGCGACTTCTGCGGCATCATCGGCCCAAACGGTGCCGGCAAGACGACTCTTCTCACCGTCATCAACGGCCTTGCTCGAATTCACTCGGGCTCGGTCAGCATCCTTGGCGAACTCGCCACCCGCGCGAACTTCGGCCGGCTGCGCCGTCGCATCGGTTACGTGGCGCAGCAGGAACGGGTGGACCCGCGTGCGCCAATCTCCTGCCTTGATGCCGTGTTGGTTGGCCGTTGTGGTCGCGCCGGCCTCTTACACCGGTTGACGCCGGCCGACCGAGAGCGCGCATTGGCGATGATGGAACTAACGCGGACGGCACACTTGGCCGAGCGCCCGGTTGGTCGGGTCTCGGGTGGAGAGGCGCGCAAGATATCACTCGCCCGCGCCCTGGTGCAGGAGCCGGAACTGCTGCTGCTCGATGAGCCGACGTCGAACCTCGACCCGCGGGCAGTAAGTGAATTCGGCGAGCTGGTGGTCGACGCCTTTCAACGCTTCCACCTGACCGTGGTGATGGTGACGCACCAACTTGACCATCTGCCGCCAGTCGCGAACCGAATCGTCATGGTCAAGAACGGCCGCGTCACCTGCTCTGGGGGCCGCGCCGCGCTCGACGACAAGCTCCTGATAGCCGAACTCTTCGCCGATGCCGCCTGA